From the Garra rufa chromosome 17, GarRuf1.0, whole genome shotgun sequence genome, one window contains:
- the tmem79a gene encoding transmembrane protein 79, producing MITDEQFNPEKQTDTNMLKHLDEIKPPNPSESITELSRCDGDQPDSRTESSRELEERDQPIEMQEKPWDAGDGSLADDEDEDDEDDGKHHQDVWCPEKAVQAFTPNVMIVQPTGHEDVQKDIQMEKIPLYVQNFHTNPPEHFHPAWIDDIDKPQDSYCVEVVRLCVCVTAAAVIFPLLTWGGYKLLPFDAPPIDSSALRLIYTLRCAFFASIPIVLGVLVQGVSRLKFGTLKPLFKGTWENREVAVHSHYVRDSLQLYLLYFMQLAVMATYTQQEMLKLVPLLTIIFVFGRLIYWVCVTFGSSVRAFGFALSFLPLLVLLAANLYFIGSVSGKEAVFDVTPPTTAPPPKQRWWG from the exons ATGATCACAGATGAACAGTTCAACCCAGAAAAACAGACCGATACCAACATGCTGAAACATCTAGACGAGATCAAACCTCCAAACCCCAGCGAGAGCATCACTGAGCTCAGCAGATGTGATGGAGATCAGCCGGACAGCAGGACGGAGAGCAGCAGAGAGCTGGAGGAACGGGACCAACCGATAGAAATGCAGGAGAAACCGTGGGACGCAGGCGATGGCTCGCTGGCTGATGATGAAGACgaggatgatgaagatgatggcAAACACCACCAGGACGTCTGGTGTCCTGAGAAAGCCGTGCAGGCGTTCACACCGAACGTGATGATCGTGCAGCCGACGGGACACGAGGATGTTCAGAAGGACATTCAGATGGAGAAGATTCCTCTATATGTGCAGAACTTCCACACAAACCCTCCAGAACATTTCCACCCGGCGTGGATTGACGACATAGACAAACCCCAAG acaGTTATTGTGTGGAGGTTGTGcgcttgtgtgtttgtgtaacGGCTGCAGCGGTGATTTTCCCGTTACTGACGTGGGGAGGATACAAGCTCCTCCCCTTTGATGCCCCTCCCATCGACAGCTCCGCCCTCAGGCTCATCTACACACTACGCTGTGCGTTCTTCGCCAGCATTCCCATTGTGCTGG GTGTGCTTGTTCAGGGTGTGTCGCGGCTGAAGTTCGGGACGCTGAAGCCTCTGTTTAAGGGGACGTGGGAGAACCGCGAGGTGGCCGTTCACAGTCATTACGTGCGAGACTCGCTGCAGCTGTACCTGCTCTACTTCATGCAGCTCGCTGTAATGGCTACGTACACCCAACAGGAAATGCTCAAACTGGTGCCGCTCCTCACCATCATCTTTGTCTTTGGCAG ACTAATTTACTGGGTGTGCGTCACATTCGGCAGCAGTGTGCGAGCGTTCGGATTCGCTCTCTCCTTCCTGCCTCTGCTTGTTCTGTTGGCCGCAAACCTTTATTTCATTGGCTCTGTGAGCGGAAAGGAGGCGGTGTTTGACGTGACCCCGCCCACTACAGCCCCTCCCCCAAAACAGAGATGGTGGGGCTGA